One region of Anticarsia gemmatalis isolate Benzon Research Colony breed Stoneville strain chromosome 2, ilAntGemm2 primary, whole genome shotgun sequence genomic DNA includes:
- the LOC142978744 gene encoding uncharacterized protein LOC142978744 produces MSQKVLKFGSAALIKFIEIYRSHDCLWDTENLNYKNRDARNAALAAFAQEFGVEGFGPKEITNKIKNLRTQYHGERKKIKDSMGTGSGTADVFISKLSWYNLMDSFLKKRSEHRQTTSNMVSNTSQDDIVFEYIDNTENNPNIPNSDVQVLHAPSPMPKKTTKKTSGYIESALNKLDNIEKRARLEKTDDDLDKFGKYVASSLRILNTENSIHAQDEIQAVLSKFKLLDHKEKERKNSTPMPESPYSKQGSEDTWWNS; encoded by the exons ATGAGtcaaaaagtgttaaaattCGGTTCTGCTgctttaattaagtttattgagATTTATCGCAGTCATGATTGTTTATGGGATACTGAAAATCTGAACTATAAGAATCGTGATGCACGTAATGCGGCACTAGCCGCATTTGCGCAGGAATTTGGAGTTGAAGGTTTCGGACCGAAggaaattacaaataaaatcaaaaatttaaggaCGCAGTATCATGGGGAAAGGAAAAAGATTAAAGATTCTATGGGAACTGGTTCCGGTACTGCTGATGTTTTTATATCTAAACTGTCTTGGTATAACCTAATGGATtcgtttttaaagaaaagatcTGAACACAGACAAACAACATCAAATAtggtat CGAATACATCACAAGATGATATCGTTTTTGAATATATCGATAATACAGAAAATAACCCTAATATTCCGAATTCAGATGTACAAGTCCTCCACGCTCCATCTCCGATGCCCAAAAAAACGACCAAAAAGACTTCTGGTTATATAGAATCGGCTTTAAATAAGTTGGATAATATTGAAAAACGGGCGAGACTAGAGAAAACTGATGATGATTTAGATAAATTCGGCAAATATGTTGCATCTTCATTGCGTATATTAAATACCGAAAATAGTATACATGCTCAAGACGAAATACAAGCAGTATTGTCTAAATTTAAACTACTGGATCACAAAGAAAAGGAACGAAAGAACTCTACTCCTATGCCAGAATCTCCATACTCAAAACAAGGCAGTGAAGATACGTGGTGGAACTCataa